In a genomic window of Apteryx mantelli isolate bAptMan1 chromosome 2, bAptMan1.hap1, whole genome shotgun sequence:
- the LOC106499839 gene encoding leucine-rich repeat-containing protein 30-like gives MNAAASFRCASTGPDPLWRYLTEHDPKYEGKKKLKISGRELASVPTQLFGMDQLQVLEMSPERQSCLRYRMELLPREISRLKNLTLLYMDSNNLKKIPAEIGTLSHLERLTLSNNSLSSLPPEIGALQRLRSLHLANNSLTELPAPLCQLRSLTFLDLSDNRIGTIPPGIRHLEKLETLLLLFNSLGNLPGDVCVLRNLHTLWLGNNHLRSLPANFGDLVNLDWGYNYCSCNFEGNPLESPPPEVCSRGPEQIRDYFSSFHDAQRE, from the coding sequence ATGAATGCAGCTGCCTCCTTCAGATGTGCCTCTACAGGCCCTGATCCACTGTGGAGGTACCTTACAGAGCATGATCCAAAGTATGAAGGGAAGAAGAAACTCAAGATTTCAGGCAGAGAGCTAGCATCAGTTCCCACACAGCTCTTTGGCATGGACCAGCTGCAGGTCCTGGAGATGAGTCCCGAACGGCAGAGCTGCCTGAGGTACCGCATGGAGCTGCTCCCCCGGGAGATCAGCCGCCTGAAGAACCTAACCCTCCTTTACATGGACTCCAACAACCTGAAGAAAATTCCTGCTGAAATTGGCACACTGAGCCACTTAGAGAGGCTCACTCTCAGCAACAACAGCCTGAGCTCTCTGCCCCCAGAAATCGGGGCGCTGCAAAGGCTGCGCAGCCTCCACCTGGCCAACAACAGCCTCACCGAGCTGCCTGCTCCTCTCTGCCAGCTGAGGAGCCTCACCTTCCTGGACCTGAGTGACAACAGAATAGGCACAATCCCCCCCGGTATTCGGCATCTGGAGAAACTGGAAACATTGCTATTGCTGTTCAACTCGCTGGGGAATCTGCCAGGGGATGTCTGTGTTTTAAGGAATCTGCACACACTTTGGCTGGGAAACAACCATCTCCGGTCCCTTCCAGCAAACTTTGGTGATCTGGTGAACCTGGACTGGGGATACAATTACTGTTCATGCAATTTTGAGGGCAATCCACTGGAAAGTCCTCCCCCTGAAGTCTGCAGCAGAGGCCCTGAACAGATCAGAGACTATTTCTCATCATTTCATGACGCACAGAGAGAATAG